CGGACAGCGAAACGCTTCGGGTTTCTGGTCGGCTCAAGGGTGCAGTCCCAGCGGGAATGGTTGATGTCGACGGAGCGAACCTCGATCCCATGCCTTTGGGCGTCCCGCACCAGCTGGGCGGGCGCATAGAAGCCCATCGGCTGCGCGTTCAGGATGGCGCAGCAGAACACGTCAGGATGGTGGCACTTCATCCACGACGAGGCGTAGGCGATCTTGGCGAAGGAAGCCGCATGGCTTTCCGGAAAGCCGTAGGAGCCGAAGCCTTCGAGCTGCTTGAAGGTGCGTTCGGCGAAGTCCGTGTCGTAGCCGCGATCGGTCATGCCCGTGATCAGCTTCTCGCGGAACTTGGAGACGCCGGCCGTCATCTTGAAGGTTGCCATCGCACGCCGGAGCTGGTCGGCTTCCGAGGGCGTGAAGCCGGCGCATTCGATGGCCACCCGCATGGCCTGTTCCTGGAAGAGCGGCACGCCGAGCGTCTTCTCCAGCACGCGCCTGAGTTCCGGGCGCGGGTATTCGACCTCCTCGCGCTTTTCGCGTCGGCGCAGATAGGGATGCACCATGTCGCCCTGGATCGGGCCCGGCCGGACGATCGCCACCTGGATGACGATGTCGTAGAAGGTTTCGGGTTTCATGCGCGGCAGCATCGCCATCTGAGCGCGGCTCTCGATCTGGAACGTGCCCACCGTGTCGGCCTTCCGGATCATGGCGTAGGTCGGTCCATCATCGGGCGGGATCGTCGCAAGGTCACGGCTCTCGCCCTTGTGCTCGCGCAGAAGATCGAAAGCGCGGCGCATGCAGCCCAACATGCCCAGTCCCAACACGTCGACCTTCATGAACGTGAGGGTGTCGATGTCGTTCTTGTCCCACTCGATCACCTGCCGGTTCTCCATCGCGGCCGGCTCGATCGGGACGAGCTCATCGAGGCGATCCTGGGTCAGCACGAAACCTCCCGGGTGCTGCGACAGATGGCGCGGCGCGCCGATGAGTTCGCTGGCGAGTTCCAGCGTCATGCGCAGGCGCGGATCGTCGAGGTTGAGGTTGAGCTCCTTTGCTTCCTTGTCCGACACGCCGTCATTGCCCCAGCCCCAGACGAGGCCGGCCAATCCCGCCGTCACATCCTCGGGCACGCCGAGCGCCTTGCCGACTTCGCGCACCGCGCCCCTTGCGCGGTAGCAGGAGACGACAGCGGTGAGCGCCGCGCGATGGCGGCCATAGGTGTCATAGATCCACTGGATGACCTCCTCGCGGCGCTCATGCTCGAAGTCGACATCGATATCCGGGGGCTCCCGCCGCTCCTGGGACACGAAACGCTCGAAGAGCAGGTCATGCTCGGTCGGGTTGATGGAGGTGATGCCAAGCACGAAGCAGACGGCCGAGTTCGCGGCCGAGCCACGGCCCTGGCACAGGATGCCGCGTGACCTGGCGAAGGACACGATGGCGTGGACCGTGAGAAAGTAAGGGGCGTAGCCCAGCTCCTCGATCAGGCGCAGCTCGCGGTCGCAGGTAGCGGCGACCACGTCCGGAATTCCGTCCGGGTAGCGAAGCCGCGCGCCTTCCCGGGTCAGCCGTTCCAGCTTCTCCTGCGCCGTCTCGCCGGAATCCGTCTCGGAGGGATACTGGTAGCGCAGCTCGTCGAGCGAGAAGGTGCAGCGCTCGAGGATCTCGCGGACCCGCCGGAACGCTTGCCCGTGGCGCTCGAACAGGCGCTCCATCTCGATGGGATCCTTGAGGTGGCGGTCGGCATGACGCTCGAGGCGATAGCCCGCCTCGTCGATGGTGCAGCCCTGCCGGATGCAGGAGACCACGTCCTGCAGGCGCCGGCGCGAAGGGTGGTGGTAGAGAATATCGCCCATGGCGATGGTCGGCACCCGGGCGACTTGCGCCGCCTGTTCGATGGCATGGAGGCGCAGGTGCTCGTTGGGAGCAAAACGCCGGATCAGGGCCATGTGGGCGCGGTTGCCGAAAGTGCTTTTGAGACGGGCGAGGCTGGTCCCGAGCATGTCGTCGGCACGATCGCCCAGCAGGACGGCGAGCAGTCCCTCGTTCCAGGTGGCCACATCGTCCCACGTGAGATGACACTGCCCCTTGCCGCCGCGGCTCTTGCCGAGGCTGAGCAGCCGGCACAGGCGCGAATAGGCGGCCCGATCCATGGGATAGACGAGGAGCGATGTGCCATCGTTAAGATCGAGACGACAACCGACGATCAGCCGCACGCCCGTGTCCCGCGAGGCCTCGTAGGCACGCACGATGCCTGCGAGGGAGTTGCGGTCGGTGATGCCGAGCGCCGATATGCCGAGGAGCTTCGCCTGCTCGAACAGCTCCTGTGGGCTGGACGCACCGCGCAGAAACGAGAAGTGGGTCGTGACCTGAAGCTCGGCGTAGATGGGGCCGGCAGAATGCCTGGTCATGCGAAGAACCCGTGCATCCACCAGCGTCCGCCCTCGGCGGTGGGCGCATCGCGGAAGATCCAGAAGCGTCCGCCCTGTTCGGTCTCGACCCGGTAATAGTCGCGAGCGGCGGAACCCTTGTCGCCGTTCCACCATTCCGGCGTGATGCGCTCGGGCCCGTCGGCCTTGGCGACCGTGTGCTTCACCTTGCGCCAAATGAAGAAGCGCGGCGGATGATCCGGGAGCAGGGCGGTTGCCACCACGGGCTCGGGCGGGTCGAGCAGGCGCGTGGGCCGTGGCAGGCTCTCGGGCCAGACCGAACCAGTCGCCGGCGCGAGCGCCGGGATCTTGCGCGCCATGCGTTCGGGGACGAAGCTTTGAACGGGCGAGAGCCGATAGACCTTCTTCATGCCGATCCGGGTGCCGAGCCGGTCGACGAGCTGGCCCATATCCGCCTCGCCGGCATCCTCCTCCCCAAGGCCACGAGCATGGATTTGCGTCTCGGCCAGCGGCTCGACCTTGCTCGCGACAAGCGCGATCTCCTCGATGCCGAAGCCGGGATCGACGGTTTGCAGGCGCTCGTCGAAGAGTTTCGCGAGATGCGCCGCATCCCGGTTGGCCTTCGCGGTTCCAATCCGCAGGCACACGCTCTTCTGATCGATGCGCTGGCAGAGAAGATCGAGGCGGCGCACGCCTTCGCCGCGACGCTCCAGTTGCCGGCACAGGTCTTTCGACAGGCGCAGCACGACGCCCTTGAGGTCCTCGAGCCGGCCGATCGGCTCCGCGAAGGCACGAGCCGCCGTCGGCGTTTCCTTGGGAACGAGCGGTGTGATCGGCTCGAAGACGTGGCCCGTGGCCTGATCGAGCCGCAGCGCCACATCCCGTCCGAAGCGACGGATCAGAGGTGCGCGCGGCATGGCGGCGAGCTGGCCGATCCACTCGATGCCGAGCCGATGCAAGGCGTTGAGCTTATCGACAGGGATCCTCAGGGCGCGAATCGACAGGGTTGCCACCGCCTCCACGGCGCGGCCTGCCGGCACGATGCCGCCGGCTCCGTAGCGGGCCACAGCCCACGCCGCTCCCGGCGCATCGGCCACGGCCGCTTTGGCCGCGATACCATGCCGCGTCAGGCGGCCTGTGAGGTCCGCGAGCAATGCCTCCTCGCCGCCGAAGAGATGCGCCGCGCCCGCAATGTCGATCCAGAGCCCGTCCGGCGGGTCGGGCGCCACCACAGGCGAGTAGTTGATCGCCCAGCGGGCGAGTTCCCGTAAGGATGCTTCGTCCTCGTCGGGCGTGGCTTCGACCGCATGCAGGTTCGGCACCAGAGCCTGCGCCTGGGCGAGCGGCATGCCGACATGCAGGCCGGCCTCCTGGGCGGCCGCACAGGCCGAGCGGATCAGGCGGCGCGATCCAACCGTGTGCACGGTCACGAGCGGCTCATGACGCGGCGGCCTGCCGGTCCGCCGCCT
This window of the Microvirga sp. TS319 genome carries:
- a CDS encoding error-prone DNA polymerase; its protein translation is MTRHSAGPIYAELQVTTHFSFLRGASSPQELFEQAKLLGISALGITDRNSLAGIVRAYEASRDTGVRLIVGCRLDLNDGTSLLVYPMDRAAYSRLCRLLSLGKSRGGKGQCHLTWDDVATWNEGLLAVLLGDRADDMLGTSLARLKSTFGNRAHMALIRRFAPNEHLRLHAIEQAAQVARVPTIAMGDILYHHPSRRRLQDVVSCIRQGCTIDEAGYRLERHADRHLKDPIEMERLFERHGQAFRRVREILERCTFSLDELRYQYPSETDSGETAQEKLERLTREGARLRYPDGIPDVVAATCDRELRLIEELGYAPYFLTVHAIVSFARSRGILCQGRGSAANSAVCFVLGITSINPTEHDLLFERFVSQERREPPDIDVDFEHERREEVIQWIYDTYGRHRAALTAVVSCYRARGAVREVGKALGVPEDVTAGLAGLVWGWGNDGVSDKEAKELNLNLDDPRLRMTLELASELIGAPRHLSQHPGGFVLTQDRLDELVPIEPAAMENRQVIEWDKNDIDTLTFMKVDVLGLGMLGCMRRAFDLLREHKGESRDLATIPPDDGPTYAMIRKADTVGTFQIESRAQMAMLPRMKPETFYDIVIQVAIVRPGPIQGDMVHPYLRRREKREEVEYPRPELRRVLEKTLGVPLFQEQAMRVAIECAGFTPSEADQLRRAMATFKMTAGVSKFREKLITGMTDRGYDTDFAERTFKQLEGFGSYGFPESHAASFAKIAYASSWMKCHHPDVFCCAILNAQPMGFYAPAQLVRDAQRHGIEVRSVDINHSRWDCTLEPTRNPKRFAVRLGLRMVHGLANADGALIPLARAERLYSSIEDLWRRAGIPVSALERLAEADAYGSIVVNRRDALWTIKGLSDEVMPLFAAADERDRLIRSETAEPVVDLVPMTEGREVVEDYRSKGLTLRRHPLAFLRQELTERRIRSCADLQHVRDGQRVTVAGLVLVRQKPGSAKGVTFMTIEDETDVANIVIWSAVFEKHRRLILSSGMIGCRGRFQREGDVTHLIAEHFIDLSDLLRSVADRDGELRLRSGRGDEARIGTRDWARGSPREAMKRPGADETDLERETVIKVAARNFR
- a CDS encoding DUF6504 family protein; amino-acid sequence: MRRVVSLYLSTWPTDRIRRRTGRPPRHEPLVTVHTVGSRRLIRSACAAAQEAGLHVGMPLAQAQALVPNLHAVEATPDEDEASLRELARWAINYSPVVAPDPPDGLWIDIAGAAHLFGGEEALLADLTGRLTRHGIAAKAAVADAPGAAWAVARYGAGGIVPAGRAVEAVATLSIRALRIPVDKLNALHRLGIEWIGQLAAMPRAPLIRRFGRDVALRLDQATGHVFEPITPLVPKETPTAARAFAEPIGRLEDLKGVVLRLSKDLCRQLERRGEGVRRLDLLCQRIDQKSVCLRIGTAKANRDAAHLAKLFDERLQTVDPGFGIEEIALVASKVEPLAETQIHARGLGEEDAGEADMGQLVDRLGTRIGMKKVYRLSPVQSFVPERMARKIPALAPATGSVWPESLPRPTRLLDPPEPVVATALLPDHPPRFFIWRKVKHTVAKADGPERITPEWWNGDKGSAARDYYRVETEQGGRFWIFRDAPTAEGGRWWMHGFFA